The Mycobacterium sp. 3519A genome contains a region encoding:
- a CDS encoding thiolase family protein yields MQLTADACVAAVEDAGLSLADIDGLTTYPGSSMPGKGFSGAGLREIHDALGINLNWAAGGVEYPGQLGAVVDAMLAVAGGLANHVLCWRSIWEGTAQGAGRRKGYSVPTGTRPTGQLGWQLPYGAAAANLAGLQIRARMERFGLTREQLGQIAIVQRAHANLNPKAIYTEPLLLDEYLDSRMVSDPLCMYDCDIACDGATAFVISGSEHAPNLDHPAVVVEALDCAHHDRFLWEGGEDITRISSRWSTVWERTDFTVDDVDYASLYDGFSVFVLCWLEDFGFCALGESGDFVADPTRISLGGVLPINTAGGQLSGGRLHGFGHLHEACMQIRGEAGARQVDGAALAAVGVGAANSGTTAMLLRRP; encoded by the coding sequence TTGCAGCTCACCGCTGATGCATGCGTTGCGGCGGTCGAGGATGCCGGCCTTTCGCTTGCCGACATCGACGGACTGACGACGTATCCGGGCTCGTCGATGCCGGGCAAAGGATTCTCCGGAGCAGGCTTGCGCGAAATCCACGATGCTCTCGGAATCAATCTGAACTGGGCAGCCGGTGGCGTCGAATATCCAGGGCAGCTCGGGGCCGTGGTCGACGCGATGTTGGCCGTCGCGGGTGGCTTGGCCAATCATGTGTTGTGTTGGCGCAGCATCTGGGAAGGCACCGCGCAGGGTGCGGGACGCCGCAAGGGGTACAGCGTGCCGACCGGGACGAGGCCCACCGGTCAGCTCGGCTGGCAGCTTCCCTACGGGGCCGCGGCGGCGAATCTGGCCGGTCTCCAGATCCGGGCGCGGATGGAGAGATTCGGGTTGACACGTGAGCAACTCGGGCAGATCGCCATCGTGCAGCGAGCTCATGCCAACCTCAATCCGAAGGCGATCTACACAGAGCCGCTTCTGCTTGACGAATACCTGGACTCTCGGATGGTGTCGGACCCGCTGTGCATGTACGACTGCGACATCGCATGCGACGGGGCGACCGCATTTGTGATCTCCGGATCCGAACATGCACCGAACCTTGATCATCCCGCCGTAGTCGTCGAGGCGCTCGACTGCGCCCACCACGACCGATTCCTCTGGGAAGGAGGAGAGGACATCACCCGCATCAGCTCGCGGTGGTCGACGGTCTGGGAGCGAACGGATTTCACGGTAGACGATGTCGACTACGCCTCGCTCTACGACGGCTTCAGTGTGTTCGTACTGTGTTGGCTCGAAGATTTCGGGTTCTGCGCGCTCGGCGAGTCAGGCGACTTCGTGGCCGATCCGACCCGGATCTCGTTGGGTGGCGTGCTCCCGATCAATACCGCGGGCGGTCAGCTGTCTGGTGGTCGCCTGCACGGCTTCGGACATCTGCACGAGGCCTGCATGCAGATCCGTGGCGAGGCAGGCGCACGCCAGGTCGACGGTGCCGCGTTGGCCGCCGTCGGCGTCGGTGCGGCCAACAGCGGTACGACGGCGATGCTGTTGCGGCGCCCGTGA
- a CDS encoding MCE family protein → MRIAAAGLVGLIAIVVVFTYLSYNAVFSSFDIVTVMSPRAGLVMDKDAKVKYRGIRIGRVTSIDYSGDDARLTLAIDSRQLGHIPSNAKVRIASTTVFGAKAVEFLIPDRASGHALSPGTVVEVSNVQLEANTLFETLTDLLHKIDPIELNGTLSAIAEGLRGNGDNLGAGLSSLNNYLAQINPKMPMVQADLQKTAQVANIYADAAPDLVTILDNVPSISATVVEEQDNLNAALLSATGLANNGFDTLAPGADDLVAGVQRLRAPLQVLGEYSPEIPCLLRAIPQAIAKFAPIIGGIKPGLYTSSSFLPGVPAYTYPESLPIVNAHGGPNCRGLPNIPNRQYGGSWYHAPFVVTDNAYVPFQPNTELQFNAPSTLQFLFHGAFAERDDF, encoded by the coding sequence GTGAGGATCGCCGCCGCCGGTTTGGTAGGCCTCATCGCGATCGTCGTGGTGTTCACATACCTGTCCTATAACGCCGTGTTCAGCTCATTCGACATTGTCACCGTGATGTCCCCGCGGGCAGGCCTCGTGATGGACAAGGACGCCAAGGTCAAATACCGAGGCATCCGAATCGGGCGGGTGACCTCAATCGATTACAGCGGCGACGACGCTCGTCTAACGCTGGCCATCGACAGCCGACAACTCGGTCACATTCCCTCCAACGCCAAAGTGCGGATCGCGAGCACGACCGTTTTCGGCGCCAAGGCCGTCGAATTCCTCATTCCCGATCGAGCCAGCGGACACGCCTTGAGCCCAGGAACGGTCGTCGAAGTATCGAACGTTCAGCTGGAAGCCAACACGTTGTTTGAGACACTGACCGACCTCTTGCACAAGATCGACCCCATTGAGCTCAATGGAACCCTCAGCGCGATAGCGGAGGGACTGCGAGGTAACGGCGATAATCTCGGCGCCGGACTCTCGAGTCTGAATAACTATCTCGCGCAGATCAATCCGAAAATGCCGATGGTGCAGGCCGATTTGCAGAAGACAGCGCAGGTGGCCAACATCTACGCCGACGCCGCGCCCGATCTCGTCACGATCCTGGACAACGTGCCGTCAATCAGCGCCACCGTCGTTGAGGAGCAGGACAACCTCAACGCTGCCTTGTTGTCCGCGACTGGTCTGGCCAACAACGGATTCGACACACTGGCCCCAGGCGCCGACGACCTGGTCGCAGGCGTGCAGCGCTTGCGGGCTCCGTTGCAGGTTCTTGGCGAGTACTCGCCGGAAATTCCTTGCCTGCTCCGTGCGATCCCGCAGGCCATCGCGAAATTCGCGCCGATCATCGGCGGCATCAAGCCCGGTCTGTACACATCTTCGAGCTTTCTTCCCGGTGTGCCCGCATACACGTATCCCGAGAGCCTTCCAATCGTCAATGCACATGGCGGCCCAAACTGCCGAGGGCTACCCAACATCCCGAATCGCCAATACGGTGGCTCCTGGTATCACGCGCCCTTTGTCGTCACCGACAACGCATACGTGCCGTTTCAGCCGAACACGGAATTGCAGTTCAATGCACCGTCAACCTTGCAGTTCCTCTTTCACGGCGCATTCGCCGAAAGGGACGACTTTTGA
- a CDS encoding MCE family protein gives MTSRLIRVQLSIFALVTVVCIGVIATMFLHLPAAVGIGSYNVTADFETGGGLYQNANVTYRGVTVGRVESVELTDTGVQAHMRLNTATRIPSDVSATVKSVSAVGEQYVDLVPRPDHGPALLRDGSRISQDNTAVGEDITALLQQADALVDAVGNTRIHDLLRETFKAFNGSGPELSRLIGASRVLVDEANSNYLPTSQLIDQAQALLDSQIRSGDDIKSTAGGLARFTDELRTADQQIRTTLRETPPTADVANALMTGIRPSFPVLAATLANFGRIGVIYRKAIEQVLVILPAQYAAFLTVAGQLPADEGGKLDFKVSLQDPPPCETGFLPPTEIRSPADQTLRLLPNDLYCKVPHNDPSAVRGARNYPCQEFPGKRAPTVALCRDPNGYVPVGNNPWRGPPVPVGTPITDPRNILPPNKYPYIPPQVDPDPGPPVVQLPPGVPPGPGPAPHAPFPLPFPPNEPGPPPPPWPYYAPPDQQVPPYGVPPPPPPPAAPAAPLPAEAPASDAPPQASGQRVVPYDESTGVFNDPAGGTAIFRPGENHPAENWVDLMLDSRPM, from the coding sequence ATGACCAGTCGACTGATACGCGTCCAGTTGTCCATCTTTGCGCTCGTGACGGTCGTCTGCATCGGCGTGATCGCGACGATGTTCCTGCATCTTCCCGCTGCGGTCGGCATCGGGTCATACAACGTCACAGCTGACTTCGAAACTGGTGGCGGGCTGTACCAGAACGCTAACGTCACCTACCGCGGTGTAACGGTGGGGCGGGTCGAGTCGGTCGAACTCACCGACACCGGAGTGCAGGCGCACATGCGACTCAACACCGCCACCAGGATTCCGTCCGACGTCAGCGCCACGGTCAAGAGCGTTTCAGCGGTTGGGGAACAGTATGTCGACCTTGTTCCCCGGCCCGACCACGGTCCGGCGCTGTTGCGGGACGGCTCGCGGATCAGCCAGGACAACACCGCGGTGGGCGAGGACATCACGGCACTCCTGCAGCAAGCCGACGCCCTGGTCGACGCTGTCGGCAACACTCGGATCCACGATCTCTTGCGCGAGACATTCAAGGCCTTCAACGGGTCTGGCCCGGAATTGTCTCGTCTGATCGGTGCGTCTCGTGTGCTCGTGGACGAGGCCAACTCCAACTACCTTCCCACGTCGCAGTTGATCGATCAGGCGCAGGCTCTGTTGGACAGTCAGATCCGTAGCGGTGACGACATCAAATCGACCGCCGGTGGACTGGCCCGGTTCACCGACGAGTTGCGCACCGCGGACCAGCAGATTCGCACCACGTTGCGCGAAACTCCGCCGACCGCCGACGTGGCCAACGCGCTGATGACCGGAATTCGTCCGTCGTTTCCAGTACTGGCGGCGACCCTCGCGAACTTCGGCCGCATCGGCGTGATCTACCGGAAGGCCATCGAGCAGGTGCTGGTGATCCTGCCTGCCCAGTACGCCGCATTCCTCACGGTGGCCGGCCAGTTGCCTGCCGACGAAGGCGGCAAGCTCGACTTCAAGGTCAGTCTGCAAGACCCGCCTCCATGCGAAACCGGATTCCTGCCGCCGACTGAGATCCGTTCGCCGGCCGACCAGACACTGCGTCTGCTGCCTAACGATCTCTATTGCAAAGTGCCTCACAATGATCCGTCGGCAGTGCGCGGCGCCCGCAACTACCCGTGTCAGGAGTTTCCCGGCAAACGAGCGCCAACGGTGGCACTCTGCCGGGATCCGAACGGGTACGTGCCAGTAGGCAACAATCCCTGGCGCGGTCCACCGGTACCGGTTGGCACGCCGATCACGGACCCACGGAACATATTGCCGCCCAACAAGTATCCTTATATCCCGCCGCAGGTAGACCCTGACCCGGGTCCCCCGGTCGTGCAGTTGCCACCCGGCGTGCCGCCTGGGCCTGGGCCGGCTCCGCATGCGCCGTTTCCGTTGCCGTTTCCGCCGAACGAGCCCGGACCGCCGCCTCCGCCATGGCCGTATTACGCGCCCCCCGACCAACAAGTTCCGCCGTACGGTGTGCCACCACCACCGCCACCTCCTGCCGCGCCTGCCGCTCCGCTGCCTGCCGAGGCGCCGGCATCAGACGCTCCGCCTCAAGCGTCCGGACAGCGCGTAGTGCCCTACGACGAGAGCACCGGCGTGTTCAACGATCCGGCGGGGGGCACCGCAATCTTCCGGCCAGGCGAGAACCACCCTGCTGAGAACTGGGTCGACTTGATGCTCGACTCACGGCCGATGTGA
- a CDS encoding SRPBCC family protein encodes MTDLMSARVPEKFACGETFVPKSRYIDPEFLRLELDRLFTQVWQAACREEEIPDPGCYYEYAIGRQSVLVVRQKDGSIKAFYNTCAHRGMKIVRGTGCASEGDLRCEFHGWRYGFDGRSSFVPCRDEFAPRPREQWNLSPIKVGTWGGWVFITMAQDPPDLLEWLDPLPTALAPFRLQDMRYRWRKRTFLPANYKTVVDAFIEGYHTPGTHPQTLRAVQGPRPSTEPAVPQEYAYAPYTPTITYKNHSRFVYTQRPDTANRDAGRQQQAARPEVFANSMQYNYLGVGSLVTERDYRAAQQLAKMEPSEVPPFVLYHQMCEELARAEGVDFPTMSMEEYFAGNGDWHIFPSLVILVEKSCLLGYRMLPDAEDPNRCTFEMFSLEHFAPGEVPETAWQEFARWQDHDGWGELPTQDLRNIGAIHAGMHSNGFDGLWLNTAQEMSIRNEHAIADRFIFGSARD; translated from the coding sequence ATGACTGATTTGATGTCCGCCCGGGTGCCTGAGAAGTTCGCTTGCGGGGAGACATTCGTTCCCAAGAGTCGCTACATCGACCCGGAATTTCTCCGCCTCGAACTCGACCGCCTGTTCACCCAGGTTTGGCAGGCCGCGTGCCGCGAAGAGGAGATCCCTGACCCTGGTTGCTATTACGAGTACGCGATCGGCCGCCAATCGGTGCTGGTGGTGCGGCAAAAAGACGGCAGTATCAAGGCTTTCTACAACACTTGCGCGCACCGTGGGATGAAGATCGTGCGAGGCACCGGATGCGCGTCCGAGGGTGATTTGCGCTGCGAATTCCACGGTTGGCGTTACGGATTCGATGGCCGATCATCGTTTGTGCCCTGCCGCGATGAGTTCGCCCCGCGACCACGGGAGCAGTGGAACCTGTCTCCGATCAAAGTGGGAACCTGGGGCGGGTGGGTGTTCATCACGATGGCGCAGGACCCGCCTGACCTGCTCGAGTGGCTCGATCCGCTACCGACGGCGTTGGCGCCGTTTCGACTTCAAGACATGCGTTATCGGTGGCGCAAGCGGACATTCCTACCCGCGAACTACAAAACCGTCGTCGACGCGTTCATCGAGGGTTACCACACGCCGGGCACACATCCGCAAACACTGCGCGCTGTGCAGGGGCCCCGACCGTCGACCGAGCCCGCTGTACCACAGGAGTATGCGTACGCGCCGTACACGCCAACGATCACCTACAAGAATCACTCTCGGTTCGTGTACACGCAGCGGCCGGACACCGCCAACCGTGATGCCGGGCGCCAGCAGCAGGCCGCCCGTCCCGAGGTCTTCGCGAACTCCATGCAATACAACTACCTCGGGGTGGGCTCCCTGGTCACCGAGCGCGACTATCGCGCCGCTCAGCAACTGGCGAAGATGGAGCCAAGCGAGGTCCCGCCGTTCGTGCTGTATCACCAGATGTGCGAGGAGCTTGCACGCGCGGAAGGCGTCGACTTCCCCACGATGTCAATGGAGGAATACTTCGCAGGCAATGGTGACTGGCACATCTTCCCGAGCCTGGTGATTCTCGTCGAGAAGTCATGTCTGCTGGGATATCGCATGCTGCCTGACGCCGAGGACCCCAACCGGTGCACGTTCGAAATGTTTTCGTTAGAGCACTTCGCGCCGGGTGAGGTGCCCGAGACGGCTTGGCAGGAATTCGCGCGTTGGCAGGACCACGACGGGTGGGGCGAGCTGCCGACCCAGGATTTGCGGAATATCGGAGCCATCCACGCGGGCATGCATTCCAACGGATTTGACGGACTCTGGCTCAACACTGCGCAGGAGATGTCGATTCGCAATGAACATGCGATCGCCGATCGGTTCATCTTCGGCTCCGCCCGTGATTGA
- a CDS encoding MCE family protein, with product MRRKGRLLNPDNRIPLKVAIFTVAMLLVAAFLVVTFGQFRFAANNAYHATFATASRLKAGQDVRMAGIQIGSVQDVKLMPDNSVDVTFEMNKRYRLYSSSRAIVRYQNLIGDRYLEIASGPGDLNLIPPGGTLDKSQTQPALDLDALLGGLRPGLKGLDGNKINQVSDAIIELLQGQGGALSDLLNSTSQFTTTLAGQDQLIGDVISNLNTLLGTVNNKGTQFDTAVDQLQQLISGLAQNRDAIAGAIPPLASTTTDLTELLQNGRRPLQGVVENLRPLATTLDKRKDEINAQIDPAAENYRRLAQLGAYGSFFNIYFCSVRFKINGPAGSDILIPVAGPPDPSKGRCSENG from the coding sequence ATTCGCCGAAAGGGACGACTTTTGAACCCCGACAACAGAATCCCGTTGAAGGTCGCGATCTTCACCGTCGCGATGCTGCTCGTCGCCGCGTTCCTGGTCGTCACATTCGGACAGTTTCGCTTCGCCGCAAACAACGCCTACCACGCCACCTTCGCCACGGCCTCACGACTCAAAGCGGGTCAAGACGTCCGGATGGCCGGCATCCAGATCGGGTCGGTTCAAGACGTCAAACTGATGCCGGACAACAGCGTGGACGTGACGTTCGAGATGAACAAGCGCTACCGCCTGTACAGCTCGTCACGGGCTATCGTACGCTACCAGAATCTCATCGGTGATAGATATCTGGAGATCGCCAGCGGCCCAGGCGATCTGAACCTCATTCCGCCCGGCGGGACACTCGACAAATCGCAAACCCAGCCAGCACTCGACCTCGATGCGCTGCTCGGTGGCCTGCGACCAGGCCTCAAAGGGCTCGACGGCAACAAGATCAACCAGGTGAGCGACGCGATCATCGAATTGCTGCAGGGCCAAGGCGGCGCGCTTTCCGATTTGCTAAACAGCACAAGCCAATTCACGACTACGCTCGCTGGCCAAGACCAGCTCATCGGCGACGTCATCAGCAATCTCAACACGCTGTTGGGCACCGTCAACAACAAGGGCACACAGTTCGACACAGCCGTCGATCAACTCCAACAGCTGATCAGCGGCCTCGCGCAAAACCGCGACGCTATTGCAGGTGCAATTCCACCACTGGCCTCCACGACGACCGATCTCACGGAACTACTTCAGAACGGACGTCGTCCGTTGCAGGGCGTCGTCGAGAATCTGCGCCCGCTGGCCACGACGTTGGACAAGCGCAAAGACGAGATCAACGCACAGATCGATCCGGCCGCCGAAAACTACCGCCGACTGGCTCAGCTCGGCGCATACGGCTCCTTCTTCAACATCTACTTCTGCTCGGTCCGGTTCAAGATCAACGGGCCTGCCGGAAGCGACATACTCATTCCTGTTGCAGGCCCACCGGACCCGTCGAAAGGACGGTGCTCCGAGAATGGCTAA
- a CDS encoding Zn-ribbon domain-containing OB-fold protein: protein MRSPIGSSSAPPVIEADSGWRPVPELSELNRPFWTSGAEGVLRLQRCPSCLRMIHPPALRCQHDQGKPEWVVLSGEATVESWTVNHHPFFPGFSSPYIIAFVNPVEDDRVRILTNLIDIDPADVAAGMSVRVTFEHGGDEDDPVYFPLFRPEI, encoded by the coding sequence ATGCGATCGCCGATCGGTTCATCTTCGGCTCCGCCCGTGATTGAGGCGGACTCAGGCTGGCGGCCTGTGCCCGAACTGTCGGAACTGAACCGGCCGTTCTGGACGTCTGGTGCCGAGGGCGTCCTACGCCTGCAACGGTGCCCGAGTTGTCTGCGGATGATCCATCCGCCGGCGCTACGGTGTCAGCACGATCAGGGAAAGCCGGAGTGGGTGGTGCTCAGCGGTGAAGCAACGGTTGAGTCGTGGACGGTGAATCATCATCCATTCTTCCCGGGCTTCTCGTCGCCTTACATCATCGCGTTCGTCAATCCTGTTGAGGATGACCGAGTTCGGATCCTGACAAATCTCATCGACATCGACCCGGCCGACGTCGCGGCGGGCATGAGCGTGCGCGTGACGTTCGAGCACGGTGGCGATGAGGACGACCCGGTCTACTTCCCACTGTTCCGTCCGGAGATTTGA
- a CDS encoding MCE family protein, whose amino-acid sequence MLVSACQFGGLNSLNMPGTQGHGRGSFSLTVELPDVAALPQNSPVLVNDVAVGSVSGLQAVQRADGTVYAAVTLSLNGNVHLPANATAKVGQTSLLGSQHVELAAPTAEPPVGALTQDSVIPLAHTGRYPTTEEVLSSLGVVVNKGNLGALQDITDEAYAAVAGRAGQFTDLVPRLAEFTRSIAAQTGDIIAAADGVNRFAEILARNTDKIGRALDTLPEVLTVLNNSRQRIIDAFAALQKLANITSKVAAGIKVDFGADLKDLYPVVKSLTDYRENFVTALQQLVTYPFVGKYIKRAARGDYLNVFVTFDLTLRRLGESLFTTSALDDQMKHLSEVVNPPEFIVGDMANLSGQAADPFKIPPGTVSTTGTGP is encoded by the coding sequence ATGCTGGTATCCGCGTGTCAATTCGGCGGGCTGAATTCGCTCAACATGCCGGGAACCCAGGGTCACGGGAGAGGGTCGTTCTCCCTCACAGTCGAATTGCCTGACGTCGCAGCGCTGCCGCAGAACTCACCAGTTTTGGTTAATGACGTTGCAGTCGGCAGTGTTTCGGGACTGCAAGCAGTGCAACGAGCCGACGGAACGGTCTACGCGGCCGTCACGCTGTCGCTCAATGGAAACGTCCACCTGCCTGCGAATGCGACCGCAAAAGTGGGCCAGACATCGCTGCTCGGTTCGCAACACGTCGAGTTGGCTGCCCCGACTGCCGAGCCGCCCGTCGGCGCCCTCACCCAGGATTCCGTGATTCCGCTCGCCCACACAGGCCGGTACCCCACCACCGAGGAGGTGCTGTCGTCCCTGGGCGTGGTGGTCAACAAGGGCAATCTTGGTGCATTACAGGATATTACCGACGAGGCCTACGCTGCGGTCGCCGGACGGGCCGGTCAGTTCACCGATCTCGTGCCGCGTCTGGCAGAGTTCACCAGATCCATCGCCGCCCAGACGGGCGACATCATCGCCGCCGCGGATGGGGTGAATCGATTCGCAGAAATCCTGGCACGCAACACCGACAAGATCGGGCGAGCACTCGACACACTGCCCGAGGTACTGACTGTGCTCAACAACAGCCGCCAACGCATCATCGATGCGTTCGCCGCCTTGCAGAAGCTCGCAAATATCACCTCAAAGGTCGCCGCCGGTATCAAGGTCGACTTCGGCGCCGACTTGAAGGACCTTTATCCCGTCGTCAAATCGCTCACGGATTACCGCGAGAATTTCGTCACCGCTCTGCAGCAGCTCGTCACGTATCCCTTTGTCGGCAAATACATCAAGCGCGCAGCACGCGGCGACTATCTCAACGTCTTCGTCACCTTCGACCTCACGCTACGCCGACTCGGTGAGTCACTCTTCACGACGTCGGCGCTCGACGATCAAATGAAACACCTGTCCGAAGTCGTGAACCCGCCGGAATTCATCGTCGGCGACATGGCGAATCTATCGGGTCAGGCTGCGGACCCCTTCAAAATTCCGCCCGGCACCGTCTCCACGACGGGAACCGGTCCATGA
- a CDS encoding MCE family protein codes for MTTSERLSKRAWLRIFAAAVLVPLLVAGVFVIWPSSSHRRSVVAYFTSAVGLYPGDDVRVVGVPVGTIQSIEPLPDNVKVTMRLDDRIPIPTNARAILIAPNLVSARFVQLTPQYTGGPILPDGASLGTDRTGVPVEWDDVKKQLTDLGRQLGPKAGDPQGPVAAFINQAAESFTGSGDSFRSALRELSQTTGRLADSRSDLFGTIKNLQVLVNALSKSNDQIVQFTDHVASVSQALASSSRGLDDTLATLNQALRDLRKFLGDNNAPLIDQINKLAQFTSMLNSHSEDIEQILHVGPNGLANFYNMYSPAQATFAGLLTLPNMTNPMQFICGTLEAGASPDYYKRAEICRQRMAPVLKRLAMHYPPFLFHPIDSITAYKGQIAYDAPDTEAKAQTPVPYLQWMPLPDSIPTPGQTVDPATLLIPPAPSDTPTPPPPADPGAGQSNGPGR; via the coding sequence ATGACCACATCGGAGCGCCTGTCGAAGCGAGCGTGGCTGCGGATCTTCGCTGCCGCGGTGCTCGTCCCGCTTCTGGTCGCCGGTGTATTCGTCATATGGCCATCGAGTTCGCATCGGCGCTCGGTCGTTGCCTATTTCACCTCCGCCGTGGGTTTGTATCCCGGTGATGACGTCCGCGTCGTCGGCGTCCCCGTCGGCACCATCCAGTCGATCGAACCGCTACCCGACAACGTCAAAGTCACCATGCGCCTTGATGACCGGATCCCGATTCCTACTAACGCCCGCGCGATACTCATCGCGCCCAACCTCGTCTCAGCCCGGTTCGTGCAGCTGACACCCCAGTACACCGGCGGCCCTATCCTGCCCGACGGCGCGAGCCTCGGAACCGATCGCACCGGCGTTCCCGTCGAATGGGACGACGTCAAGAAGCAGCTGACGGACCTGGGTCGCCAGCTGGGCCCGAAGGCCGGCGATCCGCAGGGTCCCGTCGCTGCATTCATCAACCAAGCGGCAGAAAGCTTCACCGGCAGCGGCGACTCGTTCCGGTCGGCGCTTCGCGAGCTTTCACAAACGACAGGCAGGCTCGCTGATTCACGATCGGACCTGTTCGGCACCATCAAAAATCTTCAGGTCCTGGTGAACGCGCTGTCCAAGAGCAACGACCAGATCGTGCAGTTCACCGATCACGTCGCGTCGGTTTCCCAAGCGCTGGCAAGCAGTTCTCGAGGTTTGGATGACACGCTCGCCACCCTCAACCAGGCGTTGCGGGACCTCCGAAAGTTCCTCGGAGACAACAACGCTCCCTTGATCGATCAGATCAACAAGCTTGCCCAGTTCACCTCGATGCTGAATTCGCACAGTGAAGACATCGAACAGATCCTCCATGTGGGACCAAATGGTCTGGCCAACTTCTACAACATGTACAGCCCTGCCCAAGCCACCTTCGCCGGCCTGCTCACGTTGCCGAACATGACCAACCCGATGCAGTTCATCTGCGGCACGCTCGAGGCGGGCGCCTCACCGGACTACTACAAGCGCGCCGAGATCTGCCGACAGCGCATGGCCCCGGTGCTCAAGCGACTCGCCATGCATTATCCGCCGTTCCTGTTCCACCCGATCGACAGCATCACTGCTTACAAAGGCCAAATCGCATACGACGCCCCGGACACCGAAGCCAAAGCTCAAACACCAGTGCCTTACCTCCAATGGATGCCGCTGCCGGACTCGATCCCAACGCCCGGCCAAACCGTGGACCCTGCAACGTTGCTCATCCCTCCAGCGCCCTCCGATACACCCACACCGCCACCGCCGGCAGATCCGGGCGCCGGGCAATCGAACGGGCCGGGCCGGTGA
- a CDS encoding MCE family protein: MANHGRTDNSPLRTGVFGIVLTICLMLVAAGYTNLPFWPQGKGYEAVFADAGGISPGSDVAVSGIKVGTVKTVTLAPVGAKVAFTVDRHIRVGDQSLVAIKTDTVLGQKSLEVSPVGGGTATLIPLDRTTTPYTLNSALQDLGQSSADLDKTKLDEALQMLTDSLRDATPQLRGALDGVAALSRTINARDEALGQLLDNARRVSATLNTRAEQVNRLVNDGNDLFTALDERRSALNRLISGIKGVSHQLSGLVADNQQDFGPALEKLNLVVDNLNSRNEHISEAITALPPYATALGEVVASGPGFQVNVNGLIPPPALAMLEDLYFQPGKLPDSLADNLRGFLSERTILRPRAP; the protein is encoded by the coding sequence ATGGCTAACCACGGACGCACAGACAACAGTCCCCTGCGGACAGGGGTTTTCGGCATCGTCTTAACCATTTGTCTGATGTTGGTAGCGGCTGGCTACACCAACTTACCGTTCTGGCCACAAGGGAAAGGCTACGAAGCGGTGTTCGCCGATGCGGGCGGGATATCTCCCGGCAGTGATGTCGCGGTTTCGGGCATAAAGGTCGGCACCGTGAAGACAGTCACGCTAGCTCCCGTCGGGGCTAAGGTCGCATTCACCGTCGACCGTCACATCAGGGTCGGCGATCAGAGCTTGGTGGCGATCAAGACCGACACCGTACTTGGTCAAAAGTCACTGGAGGTGTCGCCCGTCGGAGGCGGTACGGCGACGTTGATACCGCTCGATCGCACGACAACCCCGTACACACTGAATTCGGCACTGCAGGATCTCGGGCAAAGCTCAGCCGACCTGGACAAGACCAAACTCGACGAAGCTCTTCAGATGCTCACCGACTCGTTGCGCGACGCAACACCTCAGCTTCGCGGGGCGCTGGACGGGGTAGCAGCACTGTCACGCACCATCAATGCACGCGACGAGGCGCTGGGACAGCTGCTGGACAACGCCCGAAGAGTCAGCGCGACACTCAACACACGCGCTGAACAAGTCAACCGACTCGTCAACGACGGCAACGATCTATTTACCGCGTTGGACGAACGGCGGTCTGCTCTTAATCGCCTCATCTCCGGCATCAAGGGTGTATCGCATCAACTGTCGGGCCTGGTCGCAGACAACCAGCAGGATTTTGGTCCAGCGCTCGAAAAGCTGAATCTCGTCGTTGACAACCTCAATAGCCGCAATGAACACATCAGCGAGGCGATCACAGCGTTGCCGCCTTACGCGACCGCGCTGGGCGAGGTGGTCGCCTCCGGTCCAGGGTTTCAGGTCAACGTAAACGGCCTCATCCCCCCGCCTGCCCTCGCGATGCTGGAGGACCTGTACTTTCAGCCCGGCAAGCTACCCGACAGCCTCGCCGACAACCTACGCGGATTTCTCAGTGAGCGAACGATTCTGAGGCCGAGGGCGCCATGA